A region from the Vanacampus margaritifer isolate UIUO_Vmar chromosome 5, RoL_Vmar_1.0, whole genome shotgun sequence genome encodes:
- the LOC144052346 gene encoding uncharacterized protein LOC144052346 produces the protein MLAITKVKYEENERLRQLMDAFCKQPRVVLNRADVSEKYLCPERQEPEFPGVKEEDDLEPLQVKEEEQPQPPNIKKEEQLPPYIKEEEHFTELPVTGVHLKSEDECQYEENKGAESPSSNSRQQTTEDDEDHRGGSPADSMLARISDGEDTLHSPQTDDYEQSDGDVTSHAASTRWKCCQCGQTFGSQSLLRRHMISHTGDKPFACSVCGKKFAHKKILKIHTRTHTGEKPFSCSVCGQKFARKEILIIHTRTHTGEKPFTCLVCGQNFAQREHLKIHTRTHTGEKPFTCLVCGQNFAKKYNLRRHTRIHTGEKPFACSVCGQKFVEKGYLASHIGTHTGENPFACSVCGQNFVQKQNLASHMRIHTGEKPFACSVCGQNFSHKGSLKRHMRIHTGEKPFACSVCGKKKTHRESLASHMKIHTGEKPFACSVCGKKFAQKGSLKIHTRTHTGEKPFACSVCGQNFAEKGSLKIHIRTHTGEKPFACSVCGQNFAEKGSLKIHTRTHTGEKPFACSVCGQNFAEKGSLKIHTRTHTGEKPFTCAVCGQRFLSKAKAKRHKCAGENSRDE, from the exons ATGTTGGCAATAACGAAAGTCAAGTACGAAGAGAATGAGCGACTACGTCAACTGATGGACGCTTTTTGCAAGCAGCCACgagttgtgttgaacagagcag acgtcagtgaaaaatatctttgtcctgagcggcaggagccagagttccctggcgtgaaagaggaggacgacttggagcctcttcaagttaaagaagaggagcagccacagcctcccaatataaaaaaagaggagcagctgccgccatacattaaagaggaggagcatttcacagagttgcccgtgactggtgtccatttgaagagtgaagatgaatgtcaatatgaagagaacaaaggggcggagtctccaagcagcaactcaagacaacaaacaacagaAGATGACGAGGACCACCGTGGAGGATCACCAGCAGACAGCATGTTAGCTCGAATATCAGATGGTGAAGACACGTTACACTCTCCTCAAACCGATGACTATGAACAGTCTGACGGTGATGTGACAAGTCACGCTGCCAGCACAAGGTGGAAATGCTGTCaatgtggtcaaacttttggcAGCCAGTCTCTATTGAGAAGACATATGATCAGCCACACTGGTGACAAACCTTTTgcatgttcagtttgtggtaaaaaatttgctcacaagaaaatcttaaaaatacacacaagaacccacactggagagaagcctttttcttgctcagtttgtggtcaaaaatttgctCGCAAGGAAATCTTaataatacacacaagaacccacactggagagaagccttttacctgcttaGTTTGTGGTCAGAATTTTGCTCAGAGGGAAcacttaaaaatacatacaagaacccacactggagagaagccttttacctgcttaGTTTGTGGTCAGAATTTTGCTAAGAAGTATAACTTAAGaagacacacaagaatccacactggagagaagccttttgcctgctcagtttgtggtcaaaaatttgtTGAGAAGGGATACTTAGCAAGCCACATaggaacccacactggagagaatccttttgcctgctcagtttgtggtcaaaattttgttcAGAAGCAAAACTTAGCAAGCCACATGAGAATCCACACTGgggagaagccttttgcctgctcagtttgtggtcaaaatttttctcacaagggaagcttaaaaagacacatgagaatccacactggagagaagccgtttgcctgttcagtttgtggtaaaaaaaaaactcacaggGAAAGCTTAGCAAGCCACATGAAAATCCACACTGgggagaagccttttgcctgttcagtttgtggtaaaaaatttgctcagaagggaagcttaaaaatacacacaagaacccacactggagaaaagccttttgcctgctcagtttgtggtcaaaattttgctgagaagggaagcttaaaaatacacataagaacccacactggagaaaagccttttgcctgctcagtttgtggtcaaaattttgctgagaagggaagcttaaaaatacacacaagaacccacactggagaaaagccttttgcctgctcagtttgtggtcaaaattttgctgagaagggaagcttaaaaatacacacaagaacccacactggagagaagccttttacctgcgccgtttgtggtcaaagattccTAAGTAAGGCTAAAGCTAAGAGGCAcaagtgtgctggtgagaatagcagAGATGAATGA